cttcctgtattctaccaaaagaaaaccacagggctctgtgagcgccaggagtggaaatcgacttgaggcacactttatttttagaGAAGGTGGAAGTACAAATTGGCATCTTCAAAGAAATGGATTGGCAGAAGATTCAGGCCAGACAAGGAAAATTAGTTCTTAGTCAACACATGATTGAtttatggaatttgttgccattGGATATGGTGATGGATTTAAAAGATTGGGCACATTGATGACCCACGAGTCTGTCATTGGCTATTAGTTATGCAGGTGTGTGGGTCCATGTTTAGAGGCAATATGTGTCTGAATACTAATTACTGGAGGAGCAACAGTAGGCgcgggctgttgccttcatgtcctgggcttctcagaggtatctgagagctggtcttgtagtatggtagctaagcagggtccaccctagttgcacatgaatgggagactagatgcacattggaacgaaaaaccccaacttcaagtatatgctgatgggatctgagctgtcggtgactgatcaggagagggatcttggtgtcgtggtggacagcttgttgaaagtgtcggcagctgtgaaaaaggcaaattccatgctagggatcattaggaaggggattgaaaataaaaatgctaacattataatgcccttatacaaaactgtggtgcgaccacacttggagtactgcatacaattctggtcaccacatcttaaaaaggacgttgtagaattggaaaaggtgcagaagagtgcaaccaagatgatcaggggcctagagcacctttcttatgaggcaagactacaacacctggggctttttagtttaaaaaaagatgactgtggggagacatgatagaggtctataaaatcatgcatggtgtggagaaagtggatagagagaaattcctctcccataacactagaaccaggggtcatcccatgaaattgattgccgggaaatctagaaccaacacacggaagtactttttacacaatgcataatccacttgtggaattctctgccagaagatgtgatgatagccaacaacctggatggctttaagaagggtttggataatttcatggaggagagttctatcaatggctactagttggagggctgtgggccacctccagcctcaaaggcaggatgcatctgagtaccagttgcaggggagtaacagcaggagagagggcatgccctcaattcctgcctgtggcttccggcagcatctggtgggccactgtgcgaaacaggatgctggactagatgggccttgggcctgatccagcagggctgttcttatgctcttaagtgtgagcactggaagatattcccctcaggggatggagccgctctgggaagagcagaaagttccaagttccctccctggcttctccaagatagggctgagattgccagattggctttttaaaagccagattttgggttatggccatttgacccacgagtatacccctcagatTCTGGCAACCAATTTAATAATTCCTGCCTACaaacttgaagaagccgctgccaatctgtgaagacactactgagctagatagaccaatagtgtgacacagtatatggcagcttcctatgtccctaggtgGGCACTGGGGATTGGAATGATGGGCTTTTGTTCTGATCCAGTAGATTCTTTCTGTGCATGTAGCCCTTTATTTACTGAAAATGCTTTGATAAAGCTTATCTGAGAATAATAGTAAATTACCTTGTGGTGGTGTGTgttataaaattgttttaaagagtATAGATCTAGAAGGGGTTATTTACAAGCTGTGGTGAGGTGCATAGAGTAACTTGAGGTGAAATATTTAAGGCTATCTTAATGAATcctatgagccacctaatggtgcagtggggaaatgacttgacaagcaagccagaggttgccagtttgaatccctgctggtatgtttcccagactatgggaaacacctatatcgggcaacaacgatataggaagatgctgaaaggcatcatctcacactgcacgggaggtggcaatggtaaacccttcctgtaatctaccaaagacaaccactgggctctgtggttgacaggagttgacactgacttgacagcacactttacctttactgaatcATATGAATTCTGTTGAGaacaagtgtggtgtagtggttagagtgttggtttAGCACTAGGGAGCCCTGAGTTCAAAGCCccatttcagccatgaaactcactgcttgcctctgggccagtcactgatctctcagcctatcccACCTTACAGGCTGGTTGTGATGATAACCCACATcatcattctgggctccttggagggagcagaaaataaatatgcatgtatGGAAATATAAAGGAATGTGGAAGATGTTTTACAGCCTGAGCCTCTTCATCTTTGCTCAGAATTGATCCCTGCCAATCCCCATGTAACTTATTCTCAAGTGACTGTGCAATTATACCTTTTTCTTTATTATGAGGCTAGTGGTGGAAAAGAGTAGGAAGAATAAAATGAGTGAATACCTGTAAATATGTGTTAAAGTTATTGTAGCCTCCGTCATTCAGTGGAAATTGAAGACATATGGCTTCATCTTAGAAATCCCTCACCAGTGAAATTTTTGGTTAGGCACATGTACAAGTGGTATGCTAGAGATAACATATGTAGTGCATATTTGGTCTTCAAAGACTGCCACTATTTACCATTGCTTTAGTCCTTGCAACGGACCTGTAAGGTAAACCAGGATTGTCTTCATTTTGCAGAGTGTGGAGTAAGGCTGAGTGATAATGGCTTGTCTAAGATTACTAGCCTAAGGTTTGCAGTAGGGGTGGAAACGTAAATGGAAATTTTACAGTTCATACTTCGATCACAGTGGCTAAGCTAGCTTTCTAGGCTATAAGTGTATGACATGTTTCTTGTATAGTATTTTACAGATACTTGTTGCGTACAGATTGTTTGTCAATGTGTGTAGGTTGAAGAACCTTCTAAACTTGTAACCCATTTCCATCTGCTGCTATCCAAAGCCCTTGGTCTGGGGGCATGTAAGAGAAAAAACAGCCCAGAGCTGATGTGGGCAAGAGAATAATATATTTTCTCCCCCACTACCCCTGGCCATACTATTTGCCTCAGGCAATACAGCTGATTGCCTGTTGGAGTCCATTGTCCAGGTCCACAGAGCCCTTGGGTAATGTCGTTCCCTCTCAGACTGCTCACAATAAGAGACCTGTTGGGTTCCATAGGCTTGGGTTGTGTGCAAGAGTGTCACGGTGCTTGAGAGTGTGGGGAGGGAATCTTACGCTGGGTGGGAGGAAGAAAATTACATGTTTTCTTAGTCATAAAAGGCCCTTTGTCCTAGTCAAAGTAACTTTCATTGAAAGCAGTACAGTTTACTTCTAAGCAAACTCATTTGGGATTTCTTTTAGACCTGTGCATTGGACGTTCCAATTCTGATGGATTTGTAGCAACCTCTTGGTGCTTCAGGGGTGGGGAAGTGTCCCCGCATCCCCGCGAAGCTCTCTCCATGCAGTACCTTTGGTTTCTGAcactggggtggggaaggtgcTTTTCACAGGAAGCAGGGGTGACTGATGCTTGCCAGGAGGGAGCACTGGGAGGATGGGTGAGGGCatgtgggaactgtagttttccATGGGGAGAGTACTAggaggaactacagttcccagcattctgtttgcATTCTCCTGGTGGTCTCTCTGCAAATACATTGAAATCAGAACGTCGGATATACAGACCTGGTAGCTTTATGAATTAATAATACAAAGCAGCATAAACTATAGCAATTGCAGCATGTGTAAACTAACTTCAAAATATCTTTCAGACGAAAGGAACATCCTCCTTTGGCAAGCGCCGCAATAAGACGCACACTCTGTGTCGTCGGTGCGGGTCCAAGGCCTACCACCTCCAGAAGTCCACCTGTGGGAAATGTGGATATCCTGCTAAACGCAAGAGAAAGTGTAAGTGCAAAATTCTTCCCAAATGCAAGAGGAACTTTCATTTTTTTCTAACTTGGCATATCACAACTATTTTTTACATATGTTGTATTTCTGTGCAACTGGTTCTGTGATAGCTTGCTTCTCTAGAAGTACAAATTCTGGGGCTTTAATAGCAAATATTTTGTATTGGTTTAgaaagttgtgtgtgttttatgtagTCGGTTTAATAACTATGGGTTGTAAGATGGAAGCTTGCTTTTTATTTTCTAGATAACTGGAGTGCTAAGGCCAAAAGGCGCAATACTACTGGAACTGGGCGTATGAGGCATCTGAAAAAGGTCTACCGTAGATTCAGGTAGGTTGTGGAAAATGAGTGTCATCTGGAGTTCAATCTAGCTGTTAAAGATAAAGCTAGTTCTAATACAATTTGGGCAATTCAAATAGTTTTAAATTGGGAAGTGTGGTGATAACCCTAAAGGTTGCTATATTTCTAGCCAAATAATATATAGATAAAGCTTGCGGGTTTCTTACCCAGCACTGTATATGAAAATGCTGCAACTGAGACaattttatattggtttttgTTCATTTCATACATTCCCAGTCCAATTATGCTGAAGTTGTCAATATGCCAATGGTGGTGATATAGTCGATTTACTATACTTGTGGTATCTTTGGGCTGATTAAAATAGATTTAACTGATACAGCATTCCGCAcattgcttatttattatttatttgtttgtttgttcaacttttagactgcccttacaaaatagctcagggcggttcacaaacatcacctttaaaacaatttaagagcactggaaggccaggccaaacaggtagggctttagggctctcctaaattccaataaagaattcaaattacggatgtctgcagggagtgcattccacagtccagttTGCTTATGTAACTGTATGCGTTGTTGTGCTTTTTGGTCCATTGCCACACAGACCCTATGAGGAAGAGATGATGATAAATACACCATGATTCCTTTCAGAGTATTTACTTTGCTATATGCTGTTTTATTTTGGAAGCTTGTTTGCAAAAGTCATGCAAGTTCTTAAAAGATAGACCCCCAAAATGGAAATTGCCTTATCTGTACTGCTCTACAAACCATTTGTTCTGCTCTAACTTGTGATAATAGCTGGTGCTAAAGTGGTGTTTGAAATTTTTTGCTGTAGTTTATTGTCTTAACAATGGAGTGAAATACTCCTCTCCttgatgttttttttttaaagcaaaagataagtatgatttaaattgtttttttaaaataaggattACCATAAAACATTCAGTATGTTGGACAGAGTTGTAATTAATACAATTTGGCTAAAGAGATTTCAGCAGCTTGTCTATGAtgttcctctttttttaaaaaaaatgtctgaaCATCTGAGTTCATAAGTGATTTCATCTTGTAACTGAGATAAGCTGACTAAAATGAATAATATACTACTAACGAAAATGCTCATTGTAGAACATCCACAGTAGTCCTGACTCCTCTATGTATTATATACACAGGAATGGATTCCGTGAAGGAACAGCTCCAAAGCCCAAGAGAGCTGCTGTTGCAGCATCCAGCTCATCTTAAGGACTCAAATAAAATTGTCTGATCCATGGAAAAGAAGTTGTCATCTTTATATAGTCTTCAATGTATGCTCTCTGACATTATTGATGTGTATCCAAGTTTGAGTATTCACATTTTTCCAGGATGAAACCATGATTTGAAATTTTATGGGGGAAATCTGTAAATGTTCCTTTCCAAATAGCAAACACACttgaacaacaaaacaaaaaatttaaaccaCAAACAAAAATGCAGCTTCTGTGTTGACCTTTGTTTAGTTGGATATTCCTCATTTAATGTAATCAGAATTAAAGTGAAATTGCTCAAGGAGCTAGCGAAACATAAGACTGAAACAGCTATTCATTCTTAGTGTTGTATATTCACATATACAGTATGGTTATTTAGGCTTTAATCTTCAACCTGCTTAGTCCAGAGCAATCACAGTGAATTACCACACAGTGTCATTGTTCCAAGAATGTTGTGAAGTAATTGCAACAAGTAAGCAGTTGTAATGTTATCTGATAAGGAGGATTATGGCTTTACTTTATTAATGACCAATAGCAAATTATACAAAGTTCAAATGGCAcagaaaaatgcatctttttTTGAACCAAATATTTACTAAAGGTCATGTCATCCTCGACTATTTATCTATGGGCTTTGTTTTTTGCTAATGAGATTAGCAACAATTAATGTTTGTTGTGATTAAGAGGAAGACCATCACTGTACACCATATACTGTCAAGGACCTGTGCGGGATATGAGAGATCTTACTGGTTCTGATGTTACGTTATAAGAGTGACTGGAAAATGGCATCTAAAAGTTCATCATGGACTCTTCTCCAAGCTGCCAGAGAATTGATGCTGGTACAGCAGAAGGGACTTTCAAGTTTGAAAATGTCTTTAAGAATGACAAAATTCTATGGCTAGAATGCTCCAGAGACTCAATAGTCTAGGGAAAGCACATAAGTGGGTACTTTgcttggtaggttgctgagcaGTAGAAGGCAGTGCTTGCTACCAATATCCCACAACAGAAACCACACAGAAAAGGCAAGTGTCACAGAAGCCAACCACTTCCATCTAGAAATGGGAGGACTTGTCTTCTGCTTAGCTGCTTTTGCTTCTATAGGAAGCGAGAATTGCATGGGGTCGGAGGCTGTCTGTTAACAAACACTGGTATCtagatagggttgagaaagacccGTCTGAAACCCTAGATTGCCACCCCCTgcctgtgtagaccatactgaaccAGACAGGCCTTGACATAAGGAGAACTTCATATGTTTGCTATTCACATGGTATAACCTTAGGCTACAGAGTTCCTTGAGTCTCCCACCAGCTGCGAATTGCATGTCCTTATCTTTATATCTTTTCTAGAGTTACTGGTGTTGGGAGCGCAAGAGGTTGGGTTTTGACTTTGGGAATGTGCATTTAAATCCCTGCACAACTTCTCTACGAGATTTTTTTTCAGGAATTTGAGCTAGTTACATTAGATAAACTGATGGTGGGATCTGAAAAGTTGACCTGCTGCTGAACTCTGGATTTTTTGGGattcaggatggtttacaatacAGTGGATGGAAGCACTGACATCTAGAAGAGTGTATGTTGGACGGCCTTTTAACAAGAGATAATTTTTAAAGCCTAAAATGGAGAGCTGTGATAAATTCTACAGATGTTTGCATAATTGACTTGTAAATTATTTACAAGACCTTTTCTTTCTTCACTTGAAAAGGCCAAACATATCCATAGCAATCCTTGTGGTGTAGAATCAATTCCTGAATTGATAGAGAGATGCATCCACATCATGCAGTACAAAGTTCATGACTAATCGGCTGTATGGACTGAGAAATCCAATATGCTGTTGAAGAGAAGCATGGCAAGCTCTTTCTGACTACTGTTTGGCAGGTCCCCTGCTGTGAGTTAGTTTACCATAGCATCAGAAGAGCCATAGGTCAATTCACACCATGTTCAAATCAAAATGCTGGAGCGGAAAATCAATGTTTGTAACACCAAAACACTTGGAGATGTTTTTGAGTGCAGAATGGCTTTGTGTCGTACTGTATGAACATCTTGATCTGTTCTTTCTCTGGATCGGTTTCTCCATGCTGTTGGTAAGCACAGCgaacaccagatgctgctagtgGCTGTCATTCTTGCAACTGTTACTTAAAAGTAAAGACTGGCTTTTTAATTTCCCCTGGTTGTGACTTGTCAGGTGTATAACAATCCAACAGGTAGGAGGAGATGCAGTCTCCTTTTGCTAGAAGCACTATTCTAGAAACTAGCATTTTCTGCTCACAAGTAGAGATTCAAGTCAAAATTCAAAGTGGGCCTTAATGCATGTGAGAGCTAGTGTAGATATCTTGATTGCTGTAATCATGGTTCATCTAGTGTCTGTGGTAATTGCCTAAATAATGTGACAGTACAGAAGTCCTCAACctaaaaaaaatgaaacaaaaaggtCACTATCTTAGATGTGGTCATTTTACAGCTTCCTCAGGCAGAAAGGCCAGGTGTGTCTACTGATCTGACTTCAGGGTCCTGACCTCCAAACTAACATTTGTGGACCAACAGTCCAGCACCTTTTGGGGCTCTCTTTGTCCTTCCACAATGAAAATGTGCACCCCACTTTGAGTAATAAGCAAATGGTCTTGCATCTTAAAATAGATCCTCAGTTAATGTGTTTGTGCTTGAGGCAACAGTCTAATTCTCTAGTGTACAGTGGCATTTTTCCCCCTACAGGTTAAATGACCCCCGTAGTACAGAGACTTTCTGCCCTGGAGTTAATGATCACTGCAAGAGTAAACTAAGCTTTTCTGACTTCAGCAGAATGGGAAGTCTGCACATTCAGCAATTCTGGGTTAAAGAGCTTAACAGCAACACTAATGAAGGTAGTGAGAAGTGTACATTTCTCAAAAGTTAAGAGGTTTGTCTCATCGAAGGGGGGGGAGGTTAACTTAAAAAGGAAAAACATGATGCATAGTGGAGCGGATTGCCCCTTGAACAGAATAAATAGTGTCCTACCAAAATTGAGGCACTGTGTTCACTCACATTTTGTGATCACCTTAAGAGTAGGAGGGCTTTTTCTCCTTGTACAACTGCTGAGTAGGTTAGAGTCCAACCCAATGAGAGCCTCTCGCATCagcacttccctcctcccttgatgCTTACTACAAGcacaaaacaggagcatgcacaggcCTCAAACCTGTCTGATGCTATTGAGTATGAGCACAGCCGTACTATGTTCTGGTGCACACAAGTCTTGGTTGTCTCCTCATGCCAGACCTGAGCCTATACCAGAGATGCCTTTTgcactaatggtctgacttggtataaagtcTCTGGATACTGCATCATCAAGGACCTTTGGTTTAATTCAGCATGGCAGGAGCATTTATACATTACATTAGGAAGGTCCCCAGATTCCATTCATGGCACCACCTGTTaggggaagagagcaggtcttgtgatagcaagcatgaaggggatggagctgttctggaaagaacatctgcatgtggaaggtttcaagttccctccctggcatctccacttagggctgggagaaactcatgcctgtgaccttggagaagccactgccagtctaggtagactgGGCAGCGCAGTACTGAGCttggtacacaggaagctgccgtatactgagttggagcataggtctatctagttcaatattgtctctacacagactggcagtggtttctcgaaggttgcagtgaggagtctctctcagcctatcttggagatgccagggagggaacttgaaaccttgatgctcttcccaaagcggctccatcccctaaggggaatatcttatagtgctcatacttctaatctccctttcatttgcaacctgagtgggccctgtttagcaaaggtgacaagtcatgcttgctaccacaagaccaggtctcttcctgctaagatggaccaatgatctgactcggtataaggcagcttcctacagtatGATCTCAGTAGCAGTGCTGGGAAAAGTCTCTGCCTAAGATGACCTTGGAGCACTGCTTCTAGACTGAGTGGACTGTGCTGGGCCAGATAAACCAGTGATTTGACTGTATACTGTGGCTTTATAAAATCACATTTAATATGATTTGAGTCCAATTCTCTAGTCACAAAGAAGTCCCAAGTTTTTTAGTCCCACTATCCACCTTAACGAGAGGATGATGTTATTGGAGTGTCAATAAATCTCATTGATGATCGTGAGATGATTACTCTGTTTAGAGTGATCGTATAAGTATGTGTATTACTCATGGGATATTTGCTCATAGTTATAGCTGTTGGTGGATTAAAAGTAGTAATCTGCAGAAATGTCAACAAAGTGGTAAGTACTTAAACACACAACTGGTGCTTAACGCATTCATATTCCCTGGATGGAAAAGTTATTTGTGTGGTCTGTATGGTACCTAGTACTCTACTGCCCTAATTAAATGTTAAATTAGTAGCAATACCAGTTCCTGCTTCATTATTGTAACTGCACAATTTTAGTTCAGCAGAATGACATAAAACCACATTCAGGGAAGcatcaggagagagagaatgccttcatctcttgcctgtgggcttcccagaggcatctggtgggccactgtgggaaacaggatgctggactagatgggcctgaatTGCCTGATCTATCAAGGCTGCTATTGTAttcttaaggctgcagtcctgcatGCACCACATTAAACAGCATGGAACTCATTTCTGGACAAACTGGTTTAGGATCAGACTTCATCTGATCTGTGGATTAGAGAGCATGCTGGTCTTTAAAACCCCAGTCCAAACTTTGGGCATTGATGCATCTTACTATGGCTGCAAACCTGCTCAGATTTACTTGGGAACATTCCCCATTgggaataaacatgcatagaatttgCATGTTTGTGTTCTGAAATAGCAAAGGGAGAGCTATGAGCAGCTTCTCCTCCCAACCCTGCTTTGTTCACAGTGTAAAACCTCCCTTATCCTTAAGCCACAACCCAGTGGTATAATTATTCATTCTAACAAAAATGGCACAGAGTGTTGATTCAGACTTGCTATTCTGTTTCAGCTGAATCTCTGGCCACTGGCTAATTTCTTAAAAAGATAAATGGCCCAGGTCCAGACTTGTCAGgaaaagtattttcttttgtaCAGACTTTAAAAAAGTGGAGTTGATGCTTTTCCATCACCTTATCTCTATTCCAGGGAAAGCTTTAATCTGCTAAACCTCTATGGACCTGTGAGAGAGAGATCAGTCCCTACTGTGACAGCCAGTGGCTTCATGGCTGACAAAACCTATACTATGAATTACAGTAGCTACAGATTGAGGAGACACACTACAGTTCACAGAAGCATCCTTCTTTATCAAGTGTCAGACATTTAAAGTAGGTTGCTAGCCACATTCACGAGTCTGAGATTTGACACGTGCCTAGCTCTGAACCCCCAGTGCAAGACAATGCAAATGCAAAATACCCTAACAGACTCCAGATTCTACTATGTCATGATGGTCCTTACAGTATGGTGTAGTGCTTCAAGTGGAGTAGTAAGGgaggagactcaagttcaaatccccatccagcccttAAGCTTCCTGGATCACCTTGCGCACCTGTCAGCCGCTGCCTAACCTAcctggcagggttgttgtgaagctaaaaggacaggagaggagaaccttgcacactgccctgagctccttggagtaagTGGAGGATGGAAATAGAACTAATATAAATGATGCAGCGCAgccctctgctctttccagattaGATGCAGTGTTCCACACTATAATTTCAACTcgcatgttattattattattattatcattattattaataattaaataattattattattattaataaatcgaaataataataataataataataataataataataataataataataatagttcccccaaagggggggcgggggaggaccgacgcagcagcagcagcagcaagagaaggcagcttccgggGTTTCGAGGCGGGCGGGCGCTTGTGTGGTTGATCCGCTCTTcactcctccctcccagccgGTGCCTCTGTAACCTCGACGGATTTCTTGCCCAGACTTTTCCTCTCCTGCTGGGGAGAGGCGGCTCGTTCCTCGCCCGCTTGTGCGCAAGCTCAGCTCTTGGCGCAAGATGGCGGCGGCGGATAAACAGAAACATGAGCACGGGCGGGTGAAGATAGGGCACTACATCTTGGGGGACACCCTGGGCGTGGGCACCTTCGGCAAAGTCAAGGGTGAGCGTTTGGCAGGGAGGGTGGCGGGCTTGGAGCCCTGGTTgggctggtggggtgtgtgtgtgcgtgctcttctcccctcccttcccctccccatagGCTCTGAGGAAGAAAAGGGGTCTTCTTCCTCTCCCTAAGGGAAGAGGGGGTTTGCTCTTCATCCTGGGGCTTGCATTAAGGGGCGCTTCCCCCCAAGTTCTGCAAAAAggagctcccccccacacacacactttggctgcactggagagaaagggaagggagggatcCCAGCTCGTTATGGCTGTCAAAGAGGATTTAATGGGGATTAAGTGCACCTTCATATctcccggggtgggtggggagaacaaAAGGCGAAGCCAGATCTCTTTATGATCTTTAAACTGCCTTCAAAGGGATCTCCGTATGCCTGTGCAGCCCGACCCTGTGAACATTTACTGGGAAGTCAGGCTCACTAAGTTCTTTGGGGTTTTACTCCCAAGCAAGTGGGTAGGCTTGTCCTGTATTCTTCTTACAGCCCGATCCGaagcaggtttactcagaaataagtcccctTATTTAACAGGCTTTTCTGGAAAATGtgttttaggattgcagccttagtgagTGCAGCCCCTTGCAATAGTTGCATGACTCTAGACTGGTAGATCCGGAGCAAAAGTGTTTAGTCATGTCAATTCACCTTCAGACTCTCCCTGTTGCTGTCACCTTGCTGCCCCCTTTGTTTCCAACCAGGGCTAAGTTCCCTGTTCTTGCCCCATCCAGTTTCATCCAGTCTAAGGCTACATATttttacacactctctctctccctctcactctcTTACTCCATGCAGTTGCTGAAGCGTAACTTATAAGTAATGTACTGAAGTAGGAAATTAGGAGTGGCAATAAAACATGTCTAGGAATAGATCAGAGTCGTGGTTGTGCTCTGTCTGGAAAACTTCCAGCGGTAATCAACCATGTAAATTTTCTCTTGCAAAAGAATAGGTAAGCTATGCATGTTAAGCCAAGGTGATTgataatgtgtgcatgtgtgtgccacCTCAAATTCATGGGGCTCctaaaactggtgtgtgtgtgtgtgtgtgtgtgtgtgtgtgtgtgtgcttaagcTGGGATTGGATGGTAAGGGAACTATTTGCTGCTTCATAATCTCTTACCCAAAAAAAGTCTCAAAAACTGTAGCTGGCAACATACTAATGGGGACGTTTCTTTTGGATCAGTGTGATCGTTCTTAGGACCTTCACAAAAAGAAGCAAAGGCTTGGAGTCATTTGTCATTAAATCACGACCAGTAATTGTAGACCTGAAGTTCCTCTCTTTAGGTATACTTCAGCCATAACATCAACTGCAAAGTACAAACATCGCAATAATCTAGCTTAATGaaatccttaaaataaatataatgtagGTTGTTGAACATTTATAAAGCTTGCAGAATTAAATGAGATTTGGCTTGCCTCCTACATTCCAATAAGTTTCGTGAGCTGGCAGGCTTTCTTTAGGAACATATTCTACAATTGTGGTGCTACAACAGAGAGAGCCATGCTTGTCGGCTTGGTTcaaaagaaggttccaagttccctctctggcatctcccaagatagggctgagagagactcctgtctgtaatcttggagaaaccgctgccagtctgtgtagatgatacggTCTAGGACCGTAATGACTGATTTGattgatactgagctagatggaccaatggtctgacttggcataaggcagcttcctatgttcttaaggttTATCTGATTTGGATGCAATGACAAACTGCCTACCTGTACCAGGAAATGAGGGAGGGAACTGGAGCATGCTCAAAGCATGGCCCCAACAGTCAAACAATGGTATGACTTTTATCTGTGAGTAATTGGTGTAATGGAAGCTCAAGCTGTATTTCTGACATGTGGAAAATTAATTTTGTTGCACCCCTCAGCATCTTGTATTTAGGTGTGTATGTATAAGACAGAAGATTGTATTCC
Above is a window of Hemicordylus capensis ecotype Gifberg chromosome 2, rHemCap1.1.pri, whole genome shotgun sequence DNA encoding:
- the RPL37 gene encoding 60S ribosomal protein L37, producing MTKGTSSFGKRRNKTHTLCRRCGSKAYHLQKSTCGKCGYPAKRKRKYNWSAKAKRRNTTGTGRMRHLKKVYRRFRNGFREGTAPKPKRAAVAASSSS